In Streptomyces sp. NBC_00683, the DNA window CGAGGAGTACGCCCGCTGGTTCCGAGCCCTGGCCGACCCCACGCGCATCCGCATCATGCGGTTCCTGAGCGGCCGGCCGGGGCCCGTGCCGGTGGGCGAGATCGTCGACCATCTTCGACTCAACCAGTCGACCGTCTCCCACCACCTGAAGATCCTTCACACCGTCCGCTTCCTGACCAGGCGCCGTGCCGGTGCCAGCATCCGGTACGCCATCAACCCCCGCTGCATCACCGAGTTCCCCAGCGCCGCCGACATCCTCATCGGCGCCCCCGTCCACTCCTGCC includes these proteins:
- a CDS encoding ArsR/SmtB family transcription factor; translated protein: MSETSLDRETVEEYARWFRALADPTRIRIMRFLSGRPGPVPVGEIVDHLRLNQSTVSHHLKILHTVRFLTRRRAGASIRYAINPRCITEFPSAADILIGAPVHSCREPESS